One window from the genome of Ananas comosus cultivar F153 unplaced genomic scaffold, ASM154086v1, whole genome shotgun sequence encodes:
- the LOC109704186 gene encoding protein C2-DOMAIN ABA-RELATED 11-like: MEEAAGVLKVFVGQGKRLAIRDFMSSDPYVVVRVGNLTAKTKVINSCLNPVWNEEFAFSVKEPLGVVKFEVFDRDRFKHDDKMGHAFLDLQPIAGASKLKRALQLTTAGETKLRKVAPNPDNCLLADSFVTHTDGEIVLDARLRLCDVESGELFVTVKWIDCAAAAAANSSTSYAAAR; this comes from the exons ATGGAGGAGGCGGCCGGAGTTCTTAAAGTGTTTGTCGGCCAAGGGAAGAGGCTGGCGATTCGGGATTTCATGAGCAGCGATCCGTATGTCGTCGTGAGGGTCGGGAATCTG ACGGCGAAGACGAAAGTCATTAACAGTTGCCTGAATCCGGTCTGGAACGAAGAGTTCGCTTTCTCCGTCAAAGAGCCGCTCGGAGTCGTGAAATTC GAGGTGTTCGATCGCGACCGATTCAAGCACGACGACAAGATGGGGCACGCCTTTCTCGATCTGCAGCCGATTGCCGGAGCCTCGAAGCTCAAGCGCGCGCTGCAGCTCACCACGGCCGGCGAGACCAAGCTGCGGAAGGTGGCCCCGAACCCCGACAACTGCCTCCTGGCCGACAGCTTCGTCACCCACACCGACGGCGAGATCGTGCTGGACGCGCGGCTCAGGCTCTGCGACGTCGAGTCCGGCGAATTGTTCGTGACGGTTAAGTGGATTGAttgcgccgcggcggcggcggcaaacAGTAGCACTAGTTATGCAGCAGCtaggtga